The Blastopirellula marina genome has a window encoding:
- the mdoH gene encoding glucans biosynthesis glucosyltransferase MdoH, with protein MSHLSSTTDVGALFESFGTDTLGAVFPNAPALHEAIPDADVRAAKLVVSDYLRDLGVTDTDFIAAESKRIVNEALEQIATDPKANGKRLRKVAIRLTVKKLAKWVHAIEIENDANNHRIPAGVIGAHLPELLSQNPEGFLAETLPESFVANAKSKRKPVVPQPKPKEMTKQQLPLLPRWGNHLAEMFGLKEIERHSYDKPINSEEKNGCSFFQCFNITRSLLAFLTILTTGTAAAVYWETVANTGFFQYPLVALFVLLFFWIAFSFWTATMGLASILFSKKQRESISPDDPAYLAGLPRSAILMPIYNEDTISVMANLKAVAQSLKSIGAAEKFDLFILSDTTNPDIWLEEERAWAKLVIDLPDDCHVFYRHRPKNISRKAGNIADFCQRWGEHYPYMIVLDADSVMAGETLVEMVRRMENDPKIGILQVPPTPVNRQSFFARTQQFAAQVYGRVFLEGFALWSECDGNYWGHNAIIRIQPFMQHCDLPVLPGSGPLGGEILSHDFVEAALMRRAGWKICLAHDLQGSYEECPTTMLDYAQRDQRWCQGNMQHMGLLLADGFHPASRLHLSMGVMSYLASPLWLVFLTLSLVAAFISGGEEGAAILGAMAGGLFAATMGMLLLPKAYGLIAMYLRPQPNDSPEVRKRAGLSVLLETGIAILIAPIMMLLHSQFVLATLRGKKVKWNAQQRDDTGVTLGDAIMMHWAHTLIGLAVTVALYATAPAFLFWLAPVLVGLVFSVPLSMILGSLEIGRKLKANDLLVISEEIDSPEVLVAQKKAMAQGFREMHMSPKVDPFQLVLEDPAYLVLHLGILRTADREIPVFRDQLMEIQAMVKKDGLTSLPPQIRFQVQNNRYAMEQLHIQVRAQHVPKSALAYR; from the coding sequence ATGTCCCATTTAAGTTCAACAACCGATGTCGGTGCCTTATTTGAATCGTTCGGCACAGACACCCTCGGCGCAGTCTTTCCGAATGCACCAGCGCTGCACGAGGCCATTCCCGACGCGGACGTACGCGCTGCCAAGCTTGTCGTGTCGGACTATCTCCGCGACCTGGGCGTCACCGATACCGACTTTATCGCTGCTGAGAGTAAGCGTATCGTCAACGAAGCACTAGAGCAGATAGCGACCGATCCCAAGGCGAATGGAAAACGACTGCGCAAGGTTGCTATTCGACTGACGGTGAAGAAGCTTGCCAAATGGGTTCATGCGATCGAGATCGAAAACGACGCGAACAACCATCGCATTCCCGCTGGCGTGATTGGTGCTCACCTGCCAGAGCTGCTCAGCCAGAACCCCGAAGGTTTTTTAGCCGAGACCTTGCCGGAGTCGTTCGTGGCCAACGCGAAGTCGAAGCGAAAGCCGGTCGTACCGCAGCCAAAACCAAAAGAGATGACCAAGCAGCAATTGCCGCTGCTTCCTCGCTGGGGAAATCACCTGGCCGAGATGTTCGGGTTGAAGGAAATCGAAAGGCATTCGTACGACAAACCGATCAACTCTGAAGAAAAGAATGGCTGTTCTTTCTTTCAATGTTTCAACATCACGCGAAGCTTGTTGGCATTCTTGACCATCCTGACCACAGGCACCGCCGCGGCAGTCTATTGGGAAACGGTTGCCAATACGGGATTCTTCCAATATCCGCTGGTGGCCTTGTTCGTGTTGCTGTTTTTCTGGATCGCGTTCAGCTTCTGGACCGCCACGATGGGTCTGGCTTCGATTCTGTTCTCGAAAAAGCAGAGAGAATCGATTAGCCCTGATGATCCTGCTTACCTGGCTGGTCTGCCGCGAAGTGCGATCCTGATGCCGATCTATAACGAAGACACCATCAGTGTGATGGCAAATCTCAAAGCAGTGGCTCAGTCGCTCAAGTCGATCGGTGCCGCTGAAAAGTTTGATTTGTTCATCCTCTCGGACACCACCAATCCTGATATTTGGCTGGAAGAAGAACGAGCGTGGGCCAAGTTGGTGATCGATCTGCCGGACGACTGTCACGTGTTCTACCGCCATCGCCCTAAGAACATCAGTCGGAAAGCTGGAAACATTGCCGACTTCTGTCAGCGGTGGGGTGAGCACTATCCCTACATGATCGTGCTGGATGCCGATAGCGTGATGGCCGGTGAGACACTGGTCGAAATGGTTCGCCGGATGGAGAACGATCCGAAGATCGGTATTCTGCAGGTTCCACCCACCCCGGTAAATCGTCAGTCGTTCTTTGCTCGTACACAGCAGTTCGCTGCCCAGGTATATGGCCGTGTTTTCCTTGAGGGGTTTGCTCTCTGGTCGGAATGCGACGGCAACTACTGGGGGCACAACGCGATCATTCGGATTCAGCCCTTCATGCAGCACTGCGATCTGCCGGTGCTGCCAGGAAGCGGACCTTTGGGGGGCGAGATCCTCAGCCACGACTTTGTGGAAGCGGCTTTGATGCGGCGTGCAGGTTGGAAGATCTGCCTGGCGCATGACCTGCAAGGCAGCTACGAAGAATGTCCCACGACCATGCTCGACTACGCCCAGCGCGACCAGCGCTGGTGTCAGGGAAATATGCAGCACATGGGGCTGCTGTTGGCCGATGGTTTTCACCCGGCCAGCCGATTGCACTTGAGCATGGGGGTCATGAGCTACCTGGCGTCGCCACTGTGGCTGGTCTTTCTCACCCTTTCACTTGTCGCTGCTTTCATCAGTGGTGGTGAAGAAGGTGCGGCCATTCTCGGCGCGATGGCAGGCGGTTTGTTTGCGGCCACGATGGGAATGCTGTTGCTGCCGAAAGCTTATGGGCTGATTGCCATGTATCTTCGTCCTCAGCCGAACGATTCTCCTGAGGTACGCAAAAGGGCAGGGCTGAGCGTGCTTCTTGAGACGGGCATCGCGATCTTGATCGCCCCGATTATGATGCTGCTGCACAGCCAATTCGTCCTGGCGACCCTGCGAGGCAAGAAGGTGAAGTGGAATGCTCAGCAGCGAGACGATACGGGTGTTACGCTGGGTGATGCCATCATGATGCACTGGGCGCACACGCTGATTGGCTTGGCCGTCACGGTGGCTCTCTATGCGACAGCTCCTGCGTTCCTGTTCTGGCTCGCACCGGTTCTGGTAGGACTTGTCTTTTCGGTGCCACTTTCGATGATCCTGGGTAGTCTCGAAATTGGTCGAAAGCTGAAAGCGAATGATCTGTTGGTCATCAGCGAAGAGATTGATAGCCCTGAGGTGCTCGTTGCTCAGAAAAAAGCGATGGCACAGGGCTTTCGCGAAATGCATATGTCGCCCAAAGTCGATCCTTTCCAACTGGTACTGGAAGACCCAGCGTACCTTGTCCTGCACTTGGGGATCTTGCGTACGGCCGATCGAGAGATTCCGGTCTTCCGTGATCAATTGATGGAAATCCAAGCGATGGTGAAGAAGGATGGCCTTACGTCGCTGCCTCCTCAGATTCGATTCCAGGTGCAGAATAATCGTTATGCGATGGAACAGCTCCACATCCAGGTGAGAGCCCAGCACGTGCCGAAATCGGCTCTCGCCTATCGCTAG
- a CDS encoding glucan biosynthesis protein encodes MNSAASQSDAIFDAMVAKAKANSSKPYESSHELPEDLNSLNYDTYRLIAFEHEKSIWKKEALPFWLELFHRGYIFRDEVQVSLLPENAKAAQQIQWMEFDKSLFQYRGELAGLDPPKDLGYSGVKVIGKFPSSEHPLEIASFLGASYFRAISPGQFYGTSVRGLAVDIGLAKAEEFPIFREFWIEQPGQDAKQLKLWALLDSPSVSGAYALVIHPDETMTIDVKAKLFFRSVPEKVGLAPLTSMFMWGMGKDGPENDPRPRVHDADSLLIQKGEKDWIRRSLNRLDFPSLSNYDAKDLHGFGLMQAERAPSRYNDDEAKYHLRPSVWITPKTPWKDGAIQLLELPSEHEGIDNIGAYWMPKQPIEVGKPIDLEYQIAFLHQAPKQHSLAKVTDFRVDRSDKSSLRLTVVYQGDTISKFSTERQLQAYIDVQRGKAENVVVRRTALNTVEVSCNLIPDSPYAMEMEVYLTDEDELFSESWRYLCPI; translated from the coding sequence GTGAACTCTGCTGCATCCCAAAGCGATGCCATCTTCGACGCCATGGTGGCCAAGGCGAAAGCCAACTCGTCCAAGCCGTATGAATCTTCGCACGAGCTTCCAGAAGATCTTAATAGCCTCAACTACGATACATATCGCCTGATCGCTTTCGAGCACGAGAAGTCGATCTGGAAGAAAGAAGCTTTGCCGTTCTGGCTAGAGTTGTTTCATCGCGGGTACATCTTCCGTGACGAAGTCCAGGTCTCGCTGTTACCAGAGAATGCCAAAGCGGCCCAACAAATCCAGTGGATGGAGTTCGACAAATCCCTGTTTCAATACCGGGGAGAGTTGGCAGGGCTCGATCCACCAAAAGACCTCGGCTATTCCGGGGTGAAGGTCATCGGGAAATTTCCCTCCTCGGAACACCCGCTGGAGATCGCTTCGTTCCTCGGTGCGAGTTACTTTCGGGCAATTTCGCCAGGGCAGTTTTACGGGACGAGTGTTCGCGGATTGGCCGTCGACATTGGTCTCGCAAAAGCGGAAGAGTTTCCGATCTTCCGCGAGTTTTGGATCGAACAGCCTGGGCAAGATGCCAAGCAGCTAAAGCTGTGGGCCTTGCTGGATAGCCCCAGCGTAAGTGGCGCGTACGCCTTGGTTATCCATCCGGACGAGACCATGACCATTGATGTGAAAGCGAAATTGTTCTTTCGTAGCGTTCCCGAAAAAGTCGGCCTGGCTCCGCTGACCAGCATGTTTATGTGGGGCATGGGGAAAGATGGACCTGAGAACGACCCACGTCCACGCGTACATGATGCCGACAGTCTTCTGATTCAAAAGGGAGAGAAGGATTGGATCCGCCGATCGCTGAACCGGTTGGACTTTCCTTCGTTGAGCAACTACGACGCGAAGGATCTGCACGGCTTTGGTTTAATGCAGGCCGAGCGGGCTCCAAGCCGATATAACGACGACGAAGCCAAGTATCATTTGCGTCCCAGTGTTTGGATTACTCCGAAGACTCCTTGGAAAGATGGTGCGATCCAACTGTTGGAACTGCCGTCGGAACATGAAGGGATTGATAACATCGGTGCCTACTGGATGCCGAAACAACCCATCGAGGTCGGCAAGCCGATCGATCTTGAATATCAAATTGCTTTTCTCCATCAGGCACCCAAGCAGCATTCGCTGGCGAAGGTGACTGATTTCCGAGTGGATCGCTCGGATAAGTCTTCTCTCCGTCTCACCGTCGTTTACCAGGGCGACACCATTTCCAAATTCTCTACGGAACGCCAGTTGCAAGCGTATATCGACGTGCAACGTGGCAAAGCGGAGAACGTCGTCGTCCGGCGAACCGCTCTGAACACCGTAGAAGTATCGTGCAACCTGATTCCAGATTCACCGTACGCCATGGAGATGGAAGTTTACCTCACCGACGAGGACGAACTCTTCTCTGAATCGTGGAGATATTTATGTCCCATTTAA
- a CDS encoding RNA polymerase sigma factor RpoD/SigA: MATKTKRSETEFDDFESVQSPLETYLREINETALLSAKEERELATAIGNGDVAARDRMVRANLRLVVNIARGYTGKGLGLQDLIEEGNLGLLRAVEGFDPAMGTRFSTYASYWIKQSIKRALINCAKTIRIPAYMVELLSKWRRATNRLTEELGRTPTPEEIARVLGLQKKKLPIIKKAIRIYNSTPQTDQADNGWSLGEMVTDERLKNPEEELVEHDDLKHVREMLKTMDGRESTVLKMRFGLHGEEPHTLKEIGEKLGLTRERVRQIETEALNRLAEGLQDPRERMLEGPIRRRTRR, translated from the coding sequence ATGGCCACGAAGACCAAACGGAGTGAAACGGAGTTCGACGATTTCGAATCCGTGCAAAGTCCGCTCGAAACGTATTTGCGTGAAATCAACGAAACGGCTCTCCTTTCCGCCAAGGAAGAGCGCGAACTGGCTACCGCCATTGGTAACGGGGACGTTGCTGCTCGCGATCGGATGGTTCGTGCCAATCTCCGCCTGGTGGTGAACATTGCCCGTGGTTACACCGGCAAAGGACTGGGCCTGCAGGATCTCATCGAAGAAGGCAACCTCGGACTCTTGCGTGCGGTCGAGGGGTTTGACCCGGCGATGGGAACCCGTTTCAGCACTTACGCCAGTTACTGGATCAAGCAGTCGATCAAGCGGGCCCTGATCAACTGTGCTAAGACGATCCGTATTCCGGCATACATGGTGGAACTGCTGTCGAAGTGGCGACGAGCAACCAACCGTTTGACCGAAGAACTCGGTCGTACGCCCACTCCGGAAGAAATCGCTCGCGTGCTCGGTTTGCAGAAGAAGAAGCTGCCGATCATCAAGAAGGCGATCCGCATCTACAACAGCACCCCTCAGACCGATCAGGCCGACAACGGTTGGTCTCTGGGTGAAATGGTGACCGACGAGCGGCTGAAGAATCCCGAAGAGGAACTGGTCGAACACGACGACCTGAAGCACGTTCGCGAAATGCTGAAGACGATGGACGGCCGTGAATCGACCGTCTTGAAGATGCGTTTCGGCCTGCACGGCGAAGAGCCCCACACGCTGAAAGAGATCGGCGAAAAGCTGGGCCTGACCCGCGAACGCGTCCGTCAGATCGAAACGGAAGCCCTCAATCGCCTGGCCGAAGGCCTGCAAGATCCTCGCGAGCGAATGCTGGAAGGCCCGATCCGACGTCGTACGCGACGTTAA
- a CDS encoding 30S ribosomal protein S1 produces MVNRNLIRNLESDDTLLAQIDELSPGIEDTWLDDTIEMEESIEINKIVEGRILRMDEEFVLIDIGGKSEGSVPRDEWDEDEDPPEVGAVVRVLVEDVEDEFGRTDDPHGMVALSKRKARKIDDWERTMESIAEGQVVKGEVTRKIKGGLLVDIGVNVFLPASQVDIRRPHDIADYIGKTVECEVLKIDAERRNIVVSRRSLIERKRKSDRESLLKELEVGQTRQGVVKNIADFGAFVDLGGIDGLLHITDMSWGRIGHPTEMVNIDDEIEVQILNIDHEREKIALGLKQLTPSPWDGVEEKYPVGAKVKGSVVNVMSYGAFVKLEEGIEGLVHISEMSWTKRISHPSEIVNINDEIEVVILGINKEKQEISLGMKQTQSNPWENIKDRYPVESVVKGRVRNLTNYGAFVELEEGIDGLLHVSDMSWTRKIGHPSEMLEKGQEVECKVLSIDEERRRIALGLKQLESDPWATSIPEKYQPNQLVKGKVTKITNFGVFVGLEDGLEGLLHISELSDDKVENPENVVKVGEEIEVKILRVDTEDRKIGLSRKRVQWAEDEAPEGADAGGEARSGSPAPSELKGGLGSSGPMFSMPSEQDNNEENS; encoded by the coding sequence ATGGTCAATCGTAATCTCATTCGCAATCTCGAAAGTGACGACACTCTTTTAGCGCAAATCGATGAGCTCTCGCCTGGTATTGAAGATACCTGGCTCGATGACACGATCGAGATGGAAGAATCGATCGAAATCAACAAAATCGTCGAAGGCCGTATTCTTCGTATGGACGAAGAGTTTGTGCTGATCGACATCGGCGGGAAGAGCGAAGGCAGCGTTCCCCGCGACGAATGGGATGAAGACGAAGATCCGCCAGAAGTTGGGGCTGTTGTTCGTGTTCTCGTCGAAGACGTCGAAGATGAATTCGGCCGTACCGACGACCCGCACGGCATGGTCGCCCTGTCGAAGCGTAAGGCCCGCAAGATCGACGACTGGGAACGGACGATGGAATCCATCGCCGAAGGTCAGGTCGTCAAGGGGGAAGTCACCCGCAAGATCAAGGGTGGTTTGCTCGTCGACATCGGCGTCAACGTGTTCCTACCGGCCAGCCAGGTCGATATTCGCCGTCCACACGACATCGCCGACTACATCGGCAAGACGGTCGAGTGCGAAGTGCTCAAGATCGACGCCGAACGCCGCAATATCGTGGTCAGCCGCCGTTCGCTCATCGAACGTAAGCGTAAGAGCGATCGCGAATCGTTGCTCAAGGAACTGGAAGTCGGTCAAACCCGCCAGGGCGTGGTCAAGAACATCGCCGACTTCGGTGCGTTCGTTGACCTGGGCGGTATCGACGGCCTGCTGCACATCACCGACATGAGCTGGGGCCGCATCGGTCATCCGACCGAAATGGTGAACATCGACGACGAAATCGAAGTTCAGATCCTGAACATCGACCACGAACGCGAAAAGATTGCTCTGGGTCTGAAGCAGCTGACTCCAAGCCCATGGGACGGGGTCGAAGAGAAATACCCAGTCGGTGCCAAGGTCAAGGGCAGCGTCGTCAACGTCATGAGCTACGGTGCATTCGTCAAGCTGGAAGAAGGCATCGAAGGTCTGGTTCACATTTCCGAAATGTCGTGGACCAAGCGTATCAGCCACCCCAGCGAAATCGTCAACATCAACGACGAAATCGAAGTGGTTATCCTGGGCATCAACAAGGAGAAGCAAGAGATCTCCTTGGGTATGAAGCAAACCCAGTCCAACCCATGGGAAAACATCAAGGATCGCTACCCAGTCGAATCGGTCGTCAAGGGCCGCGTTCGCAACCTCACCAACTACGGTGCGTTTGTCGAACTGGAAGAAGGGATCGACGGTCTGCTGCACGTTTCCGACATGTCGTGGACCCGCAAGATCGGTCACCCGAGCGAAATGCTCGAAAAGGGCCAGGAAGTCGAGTGCAAGGTTCTCAGCATCGACGAAGAACGTCGTCGTATCGCTCTGGGCTTGAAGCAGCTCGAATCCGATCCATGGGCGACCTCCATCCCCGAAAAATACCAGCCGAATCAGTTGGTTAAGGGTAAGGTCACCAAGATCACCAACTTTGGTGTCTTCGTTGGTCTGGAAGACGGTCTGGAAGGTCTGCTGCATATCAGCGAACTGTCAGACGACAAGGTCGAAAACCCCGAAAACGTCGTCAAGGTGGGCGAAGAAATCGAGGTCAAGATCCTGCGTGTCGATACGGAAGATCGCAAGATCGGCCTGTCCCGCAAGCGTGTCCAGTGGGCCGAAGACGAAGCTCCAGAAGGTGCCGACGCTGGCGGCGAAGCCCGCAGCGGATCGCCAGCTCCGAGCGAACTCAAGGGCGGTCTGGGCTCCAGCGGTCCGATGTTCTCGATGCCTTCGGAACAAGACAACAACGAAGAAAACAGCTAA
- a CDS encoding lysophospholipid acyltransferase family protein, translated as MREEKRTGARSWSQQLIYNFLRVTARLVAVAFYRIRVFGRENWPAEGGALVCSNHQGFLDPPLVGLCCDRQLNFLAKKSLFRFPLKAFIEHLNAIPVNRAGTGLDGLKETLKRLRGGELVLIFPEGTRSENGELGQLKPGFIAVARKGRTPIVPVAFDGSFQAWPKWQLLPALGVVHVKIGKPITAEEIAQMSDDELLSALQTRMDTIFREVQYSRARSMNPRIHTTDKTQFA; from the coding sequence ATGCGTGAGGAAAAGCGAACGGGGGCTCGTTCGTGGTCCCAGCAACTGATCTATAACTTTCTGCGTGTCACGGCGAGGTTGGTTGCGGTCGCGTTTTATCGAATCCGCGTGTTTGGCCGTGAAAACTGGCCTGCCGAGGGTGGGGCTCTCGTCTGTTCGAACCACCAAGGCTTCCTCGATCCGCCGCTGGTCGGTCTGTGTTGCGATCGCCAGCTGAATTTCCTGGCCAAGAAGTCTCTCTTCAGGTTTCCACTAAAGGCCTTCATCGAACACCTTAATGCCATTCCGGTGAATCGCGCTGGAACAGGGCTGGATGGCTTGAAAGAGACGCTCAAACGGCTGCGAGGCGGGGAATTGGTGCTGATTTTCCCCGAAGGAACGCGGAGCGAGAATGGGGAACTGGGGCAATTGAAACCCGGATTCATCGCTGTTGCCCGGAAAGGAAGAACTCCGATCGTCCCGGTAGCCTTTGACGGGTCGTTCCAAGCATGGCCCAAGTGGCAACTGCTGCCGGCGTTGGGGGTCGTGCATGTGAAGATCGGAAAACCGATTACCGCAGAAGAAATTGCCCAGATGTCGGACGACGAACTGCTATCAGCGCTGCAGACGCGAATGGACACGATTTTTCGCGAGGTTCAGTATTCGCGAGCACGGTCGATGAATCCTCGTATTCACACCACAGACAAGACGCAGTTTGCCTAA
- the cmk gene encoding (d)CMP kinase, with the protein MIVTIDGPAGAGKSSISRRLADELGFEFLDTGAMYRAVALMGLRAKIDWADKNLLVDFAKSASIDLSGRAVILDGEDVSHEIRSQQVTEVTRYAANNFGVREELVRLQREIAAGKDIVTEGRDQGTLVFPNAECKIFLTASPEERARRRVGDLAKRGETVEFEEILQQQTKRDEEDSQREVGPLLKAEDAVEVMTDGMSEAEVLQELVGIVQRYQHA; encoded by the coding sequence ATGATTGTTACCATCGACGGCCCGGCCGGGGCGGGAAAGAGCAGCATTTCCCGGCGGCTGGCAGACGAACTTGGGTTCGAGTTTCTCGACACCGGGGCCATGTATCGGGCAGTAGCCTTGATGGGGTTACGGGCCAAAATCGATTGGGCCGATAAGAATCTTCTCGTGGATTTCGCGAAATCGGCATCGATTGATCTATCGGGCCGAGCCGTGATTCTGGATGGGGAAGACGTTTCTCACGAGATTCGCTCGCAACAGGTCACCGAAGTCACACGCTACGCCGCGAATAATTTCGGCGTGCGGGAAGAACTGGTGCGACTTCAGCGGGAAATCGCTGCCGGCAAAGACATTGTCACCGAAGGACGCGATCAGGGAACGCTTGTTTTTCCGAATGCGGAGTGCAAGATCTTTCTGACCGCCTCGCCCGAGGAACGAGCCCGCCGCCGCGTCGGCGACCTGGCAAAACGTGGTGAAACGGTTGAATTTGAAGAGATTCTGCAGCAGCAAACCAAGCGAGACGAAGAAGACTCGCAGCGCGAGGTCGGTCCGCTTCTAAAAGCCGAAGATGCCGTGGAAGTAATGACCGACGGTATGTCGGAAGCCGAAGTATTGCAGGAATTGGTCGGGATCGTACAGCGGTACCAGCATGCGTGA
- the dxr gene encoding 1-deoxy-D-xylulose-5-phosphate reductoisomerase: MRSSLSLKSSQNVVVLGATGSIGCSTLDVIRASKGAFTPFALTAHGRLEDLLKAAIEYQPKYIVASDEAAAQEFDWSKLPQQTTLLTGTAGLQEVAAHRDADIIVSAIVGRAGLEGTFAAIAAGKRVALANKETLVVAGHLATKLAAESGAEILPVDSEHSAIFQAMKAGREVDVRKVILTASGGPFRKFTRQQLTEVTADEALDHPTWKMGPKITVDSATMMNKALELIEAKWLFDLAVDQIDVVVHPQSIVHSIVEFVDGSMVAQMSPPDMRMPIQLAMTYPERTECPARQLDLTAAFSLEFEPPDYERFPALKLGKEVAERGGTCGAVLNAANEVAVQQFLEGKIRFVDIYRVCRHLLDEHPFESNPELTRLLELDAWAREESIKWITCCLRQAKDQACSNT, encoded by the coding sequence ATGCGTAGCTCGTTGTCCTTGAAATCCAGCCAAAACGTTGTCGTCCTGGGAGCCACCGGGAGTATCGGATGCAGCACGCTGGATGTCATTCGAGCCAGTAAGGGGGCATTCACACCCTTTGCTCTGACAGCACACGGGCGTCTGGAGGATCTACTCAAAGCAGCCATCGAGTACCAACCCAAGTACATCGTGGCCAGCGACGAAGCTGCGGCCCAGGAGTTCGATTGGTCGAAACTCCCCCAACAAACGACCCTACTGACCGGTACCGCAGGCCTGCAGGAAGTAGCCGCCCATCGCGATGCCGATATTATTGTTTCGGCCATCGTTGGTCGGGCAGGCCTTGAAGGAACTTTCGCGGCAATCGCAGCCGGCAAGCGAGTGGCACTCGCCAACAAAGAAACCCTGGTCGTCGCCGGCCACTTGGCAACTAAGTTAGCCGCAGAATCCGGTGCCGAGATCCTACCGGTCGATAGTGAACACAGTGCGATCTTCCAGGCCATGAAAGCCGGACGCGAGGTCGACGTTCGCAAGGTCATCCTGACAGCCTCCGGTGGACCTTTCCGTAAGTTCACCCGGCAGCAACTGACCGAAGTCACCGCTGATGAAGCGCTCGATCACCCAACCTGGAAAATGGGTCCAAAGATCACCGTCGACTCGGCAACGATGATGAACAAGGCTTTAGAGTTAATCGAAGCCAAATGGCTGTTCGACTTGGCGGTCGATCAGATCGACGTCGTGGTCCATCCCCAATCGATCGTGCATTCGATTGTAGAGTTCGTCGATGGCTCGATGGTTGCCCAAATGAGCCCTCCGGATATGCGAATGCCCATTCAACTGGCAATGACGTATCCCGAGCGCACCGAGTGTCCTGCCAGACAACTCGACCTGACGGCTGCGTTTTCGCTCGAATTCGAGCCCCCAGATTACGAGCGTTTCCCTGCCCTTAAACTGGGAAAAGAGGTCGCAGAGCGTGGGGGAACGTGCGGAGCTGTCCTGAACGCCGCGAATGAAGTGGCCGTTCAGCAGTTTTTAGAAGGTAAAATTCGTTTCGTAGACATTTACCGGGTATGTCGCCACCTGTTGGACGAACACCCGTTTGAATCAAACCCAGAATTAACCCGGCTGCTCGAGCTTGATGCTTGGGCCCGAGAGGAGTCTATCAAGTGGATCACTTGCTGTTTGCGGCAAGCGAAGGACCAAGCCTGCTCCAATACTTAG